A single region of the Actinoplanes sp. SE50/110 genome encodes:
- a CDS encoding glutathione peroxidase — MTIFDVDIDALTGGTTDLDRYRGSVLLVVNVASRCGLTPQYDKLQPLYDTYRDRGLVVLGAPCDQFGHQEPGTATEIDEFCRATYGVTFPMTAKIEVNGAGRHPLYQGLVGDGPDIQWNFEKFVVAPDGTVAARFAPGVEPDDPELVATIEKLLPH, encoded by the coding sequence ATGACCATCTTCGACGTCGACATTGACGCACTCACCGGCGGCACGACCGATTTGGACCGCTACCGCGGATCGGTGCTCCTGGTGGTCAATGTGGCCTCGCGCTGCGGACTGACCCCGCAGTACGACAAGTTGCAGCCCCTCTACGACACCTACCGCGACCGCGGCCTGGTCGTGCTCGGCGCCCCCTGTGACCAGTTCGGCCACCAGGAGCCCGGCACCGCCACCGAGATCGACGAATTCTGCCGGGCCACCTACGGCGTCACGTTCCCGATGACCGCGAAGATCGAGGTGAACGGCGCCGGCCGGCACCCGCTCTATCAGGGACTCGTCGGCGACGGCCCGGACATCCAGTGGAACTTCGAGAAGTTCGTGGTCGCCCCGGACGGCACGGTCGCCGCCCGCTTCGCGCCCGGGGTCGAACCCGACGACCCGGAGCTCGTCGCGACCATCGAGAAGCTGCTGCCCCACTGA
- a CDS encoding SCO2523 family variant P-loop protein — translation MLVFATSDKGGTGRSVTTSNVAYQCALGGHDVCYLDFDFGSPTAGAVFDVDTGKLVVDGGGLHSYLLGTVADPHRCDVFADSERLSMRERPLGAGRLTLLPGDSGGGEFPSTPEMIRRCKELLVRLDQEFDVVFVDLSAGRSYALQMALAAMAGVQPAPTTRWLVYHRWTQQHIQAAASLVYGEHGILATGLTLGHDRERLLGQLRFVRTAMVSPAAQGLTAEQAAWVKDWNGDLQNLARERGAGALYLLGSVPLDPVLQWREQLITNHDLTVSRIANRATADAFAELAQLIVDDDVWDDR, via the coding sequence ATGCTGGTCTTCGCGACCTCCGACAAGGGGGGCACCGGGCGTTCGGTCACCACCAGCAACGTGGCCTACCAGTGCGCGCTGGGCGGCCACGACGTCTGCTACCTGGATTTCGACTTCGGGTCGCCGACCGCCGGCGCGGTTTTCGACGTGGACACCGGCAAGCTCGTGGTGGACGGCGGCGGCCTGCACTCCTACCTGCTGGGCACGGTGGCCGACCCGCACCGCTGCGACGTGTTCGCCGATTCGGAGCGGCTGAGCATGCGGGAGCGGCCGCTGGGCGCGGGCCGGCTGACCCTGCTGCCCGGCGACAGCGGCGGCGGCGAGTTCCCCAGCACCCCGGAGATGATCCGTCGCTGCAAGGAACTGCTGGTCCGGCTGGATCAGGAGTTCGACGTGGTGTTCGTGGATCTGAGCGCCGGCCGGTCGTACGCGTTGCAGATGGCGCTCGCCGCGATGGCCGGCGTGCAGCCCGCGCCGACCACCCGCTGGTTGGTCTACCACCGCTGGACCCAGCAGCACATCCAGGCGGCGGCCAGCCTGGTCTACGGCGAGCACGGCATCCTGGCCACCGGACTGACCCTGGGCCACGACCGGGAGCGACTGCTCGGCCAGCTGCGGTTCGTCCGGACGGCGATGGTCAGCCCAGCCGCGCAGGGCCTCACCGCGGAGCAGGCCGCCTGGGTCAAGGACTGGAACGGTGACCTGCAGAACCTCGCCCGGGAGCGCGGCGCCGGCGCGCTCTACCTGCTCGGCTCGGTGCCGCTGGACCCGGTGCTGCAGTGGCGCGAGCAGCTGATCACCAACCACGACCTGACGGTCAGCCGGATCGCCAACCGGGCCACCGCCGACGCCTTCGCCGAGCTGGCCCAGCTGATCGTCGACGACGACGTGTGGGACGACCGGTGA
- a CDS encoding glycosyl hydrolase family 18 protein, whose translation MGKTLRRALLAGAVVIGASASIPLVSANAATACATAWSASTAYVKDNVASQNGHNYTAKWWTQNESPATHSGQWDVWADGGACGGTTTPTTSPTASPTVSPTVSPTSSPTSSPSTTTSSPSNPGTGGKNVVGYFAEWGVYGRNYHVKNLVTSGSAAKLTHILYAFGNTTGGQCSIGDSYADYDRAYSAAESVDGVADTWDAGALRGSFNQLRKLKKQYPNLKVIWSFGGWTWSGGFTQAAANPAAFADSCYNLVKDSRWADVFDGMDIDWEYPNACGLQCDTSGPDAYNKVITALRTRFGTNFLITSAISADGSNGGKLDVADYASGIAKLNLVFPMTYDYFGAWDAKGPTAPHSPLTSYTGIPKDGFYSDAAIQKLKSKGVPANKILLGVGFYGRGWTGVTQAAPGGTATGAATGTYEAGIEDYKVLKGSCPATGTVAGTAYAFCGGNWWSYDTPATIAGKMAYVKNQGLGGAFFWEFSGDTSNGELITAIKGNL comes from the coding sequence GTGGGCAAAACCCTCCGCCGGGCGCTGCTCGCCGGTGCGGTGGTGATCGGCGCCTCGGCCTCGATCCCGCTCGTGTCGGCGAACGCGGCCACCGCGTGTGCCACCGCCTGGTCTGCCAGCACCGCGTACGTGAAGGACAACGTCGCTTCACAGAACGGTCATAACTACACCGCCAAGTGGTGGACCCAGAACGAGTCCCCGGCCACGCACAGCGGCCAGTGGGACGTCTGGGCCGACGGCGGCGCGTGTGGTGGCACGACCACTCCCACCACCTCCCCGACCGCATCCCCGACCGTGTCCCCGACGGTGTCGCCGACCAGCTCCCCGACGAGCAGCCCGTCGACCACCACGTCGAGCCCGTCGAACCCGGGCACCGGTGGCAAGAACGTCGTCGGCTACTTCGCCGAGTGGGGCGTGTACGGCCGCAACTACCACGTCAAGAATTTGGTGACCTCCGGCTCCGCCGCGAAGCTCACGCACATCCTGTACGCGTTCGGCAACACCACCGGCGGCCAGTGCTCGATCGGTGACTCGTACGCCGACTACGACCGCGCCTACTCGGCGGCCGAGAGTGTCGACGGCGTCGCCGACACCTGGGACGCGGGCGCCCTGCGCGGCTCGTTCAACCAGCTGCGCAAGCTCAAGAAGCAGTACCCGAACCTCAAGGTGATCTGGTCGTTCGGCGGCTGGACCTGGTCCGGCGGCTTCACCCAGGCCGCCGCGAACCCGGCCGCGTTCGCCGACTCCTGCTACAACCTGGTCAAGGACTCCCGCTGGGCCGATGTCTTCGACGGCATGGACATCGACTGGGAGTACCCGAACGCCTGCGGTCTGCAGTGCGACACCAGCGGCCCGGACGCCTACAACAAGGTGATCACCGCGCTGCGCACCAGGTTCGGCACGAACTTCCTGATCACCTCCGCCATCTCGGCGGACGGCTCCAACGGCGGCAAGCTCGACGTGGCCGACTACGCGTCCGGCATCGCGAAGCTGAACCTGGTCTTCCCGATGACCTACGACTACTTCGGCGCGTGGGACGCCAAGGGCCCGACCGCCCCGCACTCGCCGCTGACCTCGTACACCGGCATCCCGAAGGACGGCTTCTACTCGGACGCGGCGATCCAGAAGCTGAAGAGCAAGGGTGTTCCGGCCAACAAGATCCTGCTGGGCGTGGGCTTCTACGGCCGCGGCTGGACCGGCGTCACCCAGGCGGCGCCGGGCGGCACCGCCACCGGGGCGGCCACCGGCACCTACGAGGCCGGCATCGAGGACTACAAGGTGCTCAAGGGCAGCTGCCCGGCGACCGGCACGGTGGCCGGCACCGCGTACGCCTTCTGCGGCGGCAACTGGTGGAGCTACGACACCCCGGCGACGATCGCGGGCAAGATGGCCTACGTGAAGAACCAGGGTCTCGGCGGCGCCTTCTTCTGGGAGTTCTCCGGTGACACCAGCAACGGTGAGCTGAT
- a CDS encoding SCO2524 family protein, with product MRVQPRQQLLEIWQAVLDYSFRDGRWHWGGRDGRNSISDAEQLLCILGPATTIRAFTLDQPDRVEDDVLDAMRALGGRLDIPITLLRVVEEYLTTYTDATGTPTFAAEGYFRVAETQEEKPSPEQLAQPVVDSFAISLSLSLAIIGFARQFRSNLKRRSARADIDKLEAMASKRLTAAMIGLLRSFTVDIFEVDSREGRALVRTVNQRGLATRRIVPLIQESLQEIRASLRDVTMGSGAGLADDLDHPDRLFECGWSWGVVRDAPAIVTSEKVGDQPAGFAEPAPYIYFTALALDAIETLLSPRTRQLGLLNEEQLRLSQGLQLRWDLTQSYWSTIATANIGGARWPLEDIPWQRITENESEYYSLHVSSIVVQDLVRKRARDVDLDRVGLVLEELANRSRITRRVYAGDKSYQVHAPGFPIELGGSDADIGPALTWYLSDFAPLLLKRTISLAGLLGDPDLRGRMLELADEIWGQLDSRRLPGERRRGLWDQPSLVFEDYDVRYDAPSWYHTKRVVDCLVTAAEVLSSPPLRSTRLTDHAGDLLSEADHLYDQELLQGSPNGGQAMRTELQELQSRLQRARSVLDEKPGTAAALASDVLLRLDRFAAARSDLDGES from the coding sequence ATGAGGGTCCAGCCACGGCAGCAGCTGCTGGAGATCTGGCAGGCGGTGCTCGACTACTCGTTCCGGGACGGCCGATGGCACTGGGGCGGCCGCGACGGGCGCAATTCGATCAGCGACGCCGAGCAGCTGCTCTGCATTCTCGGCCCGGCCACCACGATCCGGGCGTTCACCCTGGACCAGCCGGATCGGGTGGAGGACGACGTGCTGGACGCGATGCGCGCGCTCGGCGGCCGGCTGGACATCCCGATCACCCTGCTCCGGGTCGTCGAGGAGTATCTGACGACGTACACCGACGCGACCGGCACCCCGACCTTCGCGGCCGAGGGCTACTTCCGGGTCGCCGAGACGCAGGAGGAGAAGCCCAGTCCCGAGCAGCTGGCCCAGCCGGTGGTCGACTCGTTCGCCATCTCGCTCTCGCTGTCGCTGGCCATCATCGGTTTCGCCCGCCAGTTCCGGAGCAATCTGAAACGCCGCAGCGCCCGCGCCGACATCGACAAGCTCGAGGCGATGGCCAGCAAGCGGCTGACCGCCGCGATGATCGGCCTGCTGCGCAGCTTCACGGTGGACATCTTCGAGGTGGACTCCCGCGAGGGCCGCGCCCTGGTCCGCACGGTGAACCAGCGCGGGCTGGCCACCCGCCGGATCGTGCCGCTGATCCAGGAGTCGCTGCAGGAGATCCGGGCCAGCCTGCGGGACGTCACGATGGGTTCCGGCGCCGGCCTGGCCGACGACCTGGACCACCCGGACCGACTGTTCGAGTGCGGCTGGAGCTGGGGCGTGGTCCGCGACGCGCCGGCGATCGTGACCAGCGAGAAGGTCGGCGATCAGCCCGCCGGTTTCGCCGAGCCGGCACCGTACATCTACTTCACCGCGCTCGCCCTGGACGCCATCGAGACGCTGCTCTCCCCGCGGACCCGGCAGCTCGGCCTGCTCAACGAGGAGCAGCTGCGCCTGTCCCAGGGGCTGCAGCTGCGCTGGGACCTCACCCAGTCGTACTGGTCGACGATCGCCACCGCGAACATCGGCGGTGCCCGCTGGCCCCTGGAGGACATCCCCTGGCAGCGCATCACCGAGAACGAGTCGGAGTACTACAGCCTGCACGTCTCCTCGATCGTGGTGCAGGACCTGGTCCGCAAGCGGGCCCGGGACGTCGATCTGGACCGGGTCGGCCTGGTCCTGGAGGAGCTGGCGAACCGGTCGCGGATCACCCGCCGGGTCTACGCCGGGGACAAGTCCTATCAGGTGCACGCGCCGGGCTTCCCGATCGAGCTGGGGGGCAGCGACGCCGACATCGGCCCGGCCCTCACGTGGTATCTGTCGGATTTCGCACCGCTGCTGCTCAAGCGGACGATCAGCCTGGCCGGCCTGCTCGGCGACCCGGATCTGCGCGGCCGGATGCTGGAGCTGGCCGACGAGATCTGGGGACAGCTGGACAGCCGGCGGCTGCCCGGTGAGCGCCGGCGCGGGCTCTGGGACCAGCCCAGCCTGGTCTTCGAGGACTACGACGTCCGGTACGACGCGCCGTCCTGGTATCACACCAAGCGGGTGGTCGACTGCCTGGTGACCGCGGCCGAGGTGCTCAGCTCGCCGCCACTGCGCAGCACCCGGCTCACCGACCATGCCGGTGACCTGCTCAGCGAGGCCGACCATCTCTACGACCAGGAGCTGCTGCAGGGCTCACCGAACGGGGGTCAGGCGATGCGCACCGAGTTGCAGGAGCTGCAGTCCCGGCTCCAGCGCGCCCGGTCCGTCCTGGACGAGAAGCCGGGCACCGCGGCCGCGCTCGCCAGTGACGTGCTGCTGCGCCTGGACCGGTTCGCCGCGGCCCGCAGCGACCTCGACGGCGAGTCGTGA
- a CDS encoding DUF6879 family protein, whose amino-acid sequence MNRLSATNGDPGERGVSEVVRKVGVALITGGVAFALTNLAHQDPILSVTLSVLIGGSALVVQFLVDFESRLREVQIGQRDQARQIRECVDERFRAISEATELYGLMEDSMVQTEVLSQLIRHSTRIGPNSSALAHRLAQRELHRMAEFLKELGDGGEAIYDGEDRDWLLGLTCSAEKCIDATSLTTVDGGGMWSTDLGQRYLDAQREAVQRGVRVRRIFILDRPDPQGADRLDEVYRQHADIGVEVRVLDSAAAGQLRRTSLFDFILFDGVIGYEVTTGSWIDESAPPIVVNTRLVLRPSRVEERRDRFSQLWEAARPR is encoded by the coding sequence GTGAACCGGCTGTCCGCCACCAACGGCGACCCCGGCGAGCGAGGCGTGTCCGAGGTGGTGCGCAAGGTCGGCGTCGCGCTGATCACCGGTGGCGTCGCCTTCGCCCTGACCAACCTGGCCCACCAGGACCCGATACTGTCGGTCACCCTGTCCGTGCTGATCGGCGGCTCCGCACTGGTCGTGCAATTCCTCGTCGACTTCGAGAGCCGGCTGCGCGAGGTCCAGATCGGTCAGCGGGACCAGGCTCGGCAGATCCGCGAGTGCGTCGACGAGCGGTTCCGGGCGATCAGCGAGGCCACCGAGCTGTACGGGCTGATGGAGGACTCGATGGTGCAGACCGAGGTGCTCAGCCAGCTGATCCGCCACTCCACCCGGATCGGACCGAACTCCTCCGCGCTGGCCCACCGGCTGGCCCAGCGGGAACTGCACCGGATGGCCGAGTTCCTCAAGGAGCTCGGCGACGGCGGCGAGGCCATCTACGACGGGGAGGACCGGGACTGGCTGCTCGGCCTGACCTGCTCGGCCGAGAAGTGCATCGACGCCACCAGCCTGACCACCGTCGACGGCGGCGGGATGTGGTCCACCGACCTCGGGCAGCGCTATCTGGACGCGCAGCGGGAGGCGGTGCAGCGCGGCGTCCGGGTCCGCCGGATCTTCATCCTGGACCGGCCCGACCCGCAGGGCGCCGACCGGCTCGACGAGGTGTACCGGCAGCACGCGGACATCGGCGTGGAGGTGCGGGTGCTCGACTCCGCCGCGGCCGGCCAGCTGCGCCGGACGTCGCTGTTCGACTTCATCCTGTTCGACGGGGTGATCGGCTACGAGGTGACCACCGGCTCGTGGATCGACGAGAGCGCCCCGCCGATCGTGGTGAACACCCGGCTGGTGCTGCGGCCGAGCCGGGTCGAGGAGCGGCGCGACCGGTTCAGTCAGCTGTGGGAGGCGGCCCGGCCGCGCTGA
- a CDS encoding SCO2522 family protein → MTGPQAHYEERSAQPRVEQLPLAHLSIELGHLYKEDFAGGIEQFRRHFRQIRPYVAAARDRLAGMLEPGRTPRVSTCFMIDDYFDRFEDPPAAVVDELVKAAAENDLTIDYLAREAGCARAGEVSPAELVLDRLVADPPPGTDGVWQPPQESGWLTNGDWPPGAAAPPAMSARTGPARPTENARNRHSVFFAVEIFSTVSGSRLWACPHLAAVWQLMRLGLLRHHGRPVAPARPAGEIPATWAEMPAVLQLNAAAAPFHAYRTHSVLARRFLNIETAVGIVLSQVAVDEEVRLQVARRAAGEGFALSDNLLERIAYVFDGETARLV, encoded by the coding sequence GTGACCGGCCCGCAGGCACACTACGAGGAGCGGTCGGCGCAGCCGCGCGTCGAGCAGTTGCCGCTGGCGCACCTCTCGATCGAGCTGGGCCACCTGTACAAGGAGGATTTCGCCGGCGGCATCGAGCAGTTCCGCCGGCACTTCCGGCAGATCCGGCCGTACGTGGCCGCCGCGCGGGACCGCCTGGCCGGCATGCTCGAGCCCGGGCGCACGCCCCGGGTCAGCACCTGCTTCATGATCGACGACTACTTCGACCGGTTCGAGGATCCACCGGCCGCGGTCGTCGACGAGCTGGTCAAGGCCGCCGCGGAGAACGATCTCACGATCGACTACCTGGCCCGGGAGGCGGGCTGCGCCCGGGCCGGCGAGGTCAGCCCGGCCGAGCTGGTCCTGGACCGCCTGGTCGCCGACCCGCCGCCCGGCACCGACGGGGTGTGGCAGCCGCCGCAGGAGAGTGGCTGGCTGACCAACGGCGACTGGCCGCCGGGCGCCGCGGCGCCGCCCGCGATGAGCGCGCGCACCGGCCCGGCCCGGCCGACCGAGAACGCGCGCAACCGGCATTCCGTCTTCTTCGCCGTGGAGATCTTCTCGACGGTGTCCGGCTCGCGGCTCTGGGCCTGCCCCCACCTGGCCGCGGTGTGGCAGCTGATGCGTCTGGGCCTGTTGCGCCACCACGGGCGCCCGGTGGCCCCGGCCCGGCCCGCCGGGGAGATCCCGGCCACCTGGGCCGAGATGCCGGCGGTGCTGCAGCTCAACGCGGCCGCCGCGCCGTTCCACGCGTACCGGACGCACTCGGTCCTGGCCCGCCGGTTCCTCAACATCGAGACCGCGGTGGGCATCGTGCTCAGCCAGGTCGCGGTCGACGAGGAGGTGCGGCTGCAGGTCGCCCGCCGGGCGGCGGGTGAGGGCTTCGCCCTGTCCGACAACCTTCTCGAGCGGATCGCGTACGTCTTCGACGGCGAGACGGCCCGCCTGGTCTGA
- a CDS encoding DUF429 domain-containing protein encodes MSIHVIGVDAYALGWVGVELRDGAFGRAVLASTLYEIVAGSSGAAVIGVDIPLGMLPDRWRAADTLAADQLGPRRGSVFRVPPRAVWAEPDFAAANRLCRELTGAGLSRQSWALRPKLLEANAIWERHPGLLFEAHPEVSFRTMAGEPLPYAKKTWSGQSRRRELLARHGITLPDRLGPAGQAPPDDILDAAAVAWTAHRVATGTALSFPSPPEEDNGSKIAIYY; translated from the coding sequence ATGAGCATCCATGTGATCGGGGTCGACGCGTACGCGCTCGGCTGGGTCGGGGTCGAGCTCCGCGACGGCGCCTTCGGGCGCGCGGTGCTCGCCTCGACGCTCTACGAGATCGTCGCGGGCAGCTCGGGCGCCGCGGTGATCGGCGTCGACATCCCCCTCGGCATGCTGCCCGACCGCTGGCGGGCCGCCGACACGCTGGCCGCCGACCAGCTCGGCCCCCGGCGCGGCAGCGTCTTCCGGGTGCCGCCGCGCGCGGTCTGGGCGGAGCCGGACTTCGCGGCCGCCAACCGGCTCTGCCGCGAGCTGACCGGCGCCGGGCTCAGCCGTCAGTCCTGGGCGCTGCGGCCCAAGCTGCTGGAGGCGAACGCGATCTGGGAACGCCACCCGGGCCTGCTCTTCGAGGCCCACCCGGAGGTCTCCTTCCGCACCATGGCCGGCGAGCCGCTGCCGTACGCCAAGAAGACCTGGAGCGGCCAGTCGCGTCGCCGGGAACTGCTGGCCCGGCACGGCATCACCCTGCCGGACCGGCTCGGCCCGGCCGGGCAGGCGCCCCCCGACGACATCCTGGACGCGGCCGCGGTCGCCTGGACCGCCCACCGCGTCGCCACCGGCACCGCACTGTCCTTCCCCAGCCCGCCCGAGGAGGACAACGGCTCCAAGATCGCTATCTACTACTAG
- a CDS encoding SCO2521 family protein: MLPTSAALPADVGVRLLALTTGAQVLRTDRPMPYVVSPDRLTGVDCQVPIGARRTARAIGTVTTRALLVGGHVLQSSARTTAVRSEQNRRLPWSHYLARPHTVEIVGKHRERDTAEAYLATTPVSPLLNLGAIAGHTAERVRGSSMIDSRVPFRSGRITLRWTAMLGDTQPDSVRFTVEGEGRRTVRVHTRDEDALPGVVALCEDLALHDWLLTTLTGMVARAPLSGPRAPAALDRIRPALDHLLHLWMPGARLEVTTRRFWDELERHAGFGRQWTATVQRIRDHLALSTLRELGRLTGSAAS; the protein is encoded by the coding sequence TTGTTACCGACGTCCGCGGCCCTCCCGGCCGACGTCGGGGTGCGACTGCTCGCCCTGACCACCGGGGCGCAGGTGCTGCGGACCGACCGCCCGATGCCGTACGTGGTCTCACCGGACCGGCTGACCGGCGTGGATTGCCAGGTCCCGATCGGCGCCCGGCGCACGGCCCGGGCGATCGGGACGGTCACCACCCGGGCGTTGCTGGTCGGCGGTCACGTGTTGCAGTCCTCGGCCCGCACCACGGCGGTGCGCAGCGAGCAGAACAGGCGGCTCCCCTGGTCGCACTATCTGGCCCGACCCCACACCGTCGAGATCGTCGGGAAACACCGGGAGCGGGACACCGCCGAGGCGTACCTCGCCACCACGCCCGTCTCGCCGCTGCTCAACCTCGGGGCGATCGCCGGGCACACCGCGGAACGGGTCCGGGGCAGCTCGATGATCGACTCCCGGGTGCCGTTCCGCAGCGGGCGGATCACGCTGCGCTGGACGGCGATGCTCGGCGACACCCAGCCGGACAGCGTCCGGTTCACCGTGGAGGGCGAGGGCCGCCGCACCGTCCGGGTGCACACCCGGGACGAGGACGCGCTGCCCGGCGTGGTGGCCCTCTGCGAGGACCTGGCGTTGCACGACTGGCTGCTGACCACGCTGACCGGCATGGTGGCCCGGGCGCCGCTGAGCGGCCCGCGCGCGCCGGCCGCGCTGGACCGGATCCGGCCGGCCCTCGACCACCTGCTGCACCTCTGGATGCCGGGCGCCCGGCTGGAGGTCACCACCCGCCGGTTCTGGGACGAGCTGGAGCGGCATGCGGGCTTCGGCCGGCAGTGGACCGCCACCGTGCAGCGCATCCGCGACCACCTCGCGCTGAGCACCCTGCGGGAGCTGGGCCGGCTGACCGGATCGGCGGCGTCGTGA